attgatatatttaaaaaactgtctatttggaagtaatttttgacCATAATTTTGGGGTCTATaagaataattaaataatataaccaataaaatataaagttatatgttatatttattgtatttttgtatgtttttgcataatttttatatattttttatgttgtgaGTTAGtattaagtattatattgtatttaattttgaataatttgataatatttattagtttaaggaattgttttaaatatatataggaaacaagttattaaaaatatgtataggaTAAGTTGTagattttaatatttatattaagtcTAATATCTAAGAAAAAATGAGTATGAAAAGGAAcgaataaagaaatatattttgaaaaattataagaattgcattttgtattaatataacTTAATGGTAAATATTTTGAACTATGTACTTTTTGTATGTTATTGTTAATTTGTGATTAATGGTTTATGTGTAAATTGATCAAACATTGGAATCGACTTGGTCCTAGAAGAGAACAccgatttaaataattacgatgcataatatgaaaaactgGAAGAGAAGAAGGGGAAGTAAGGAAGAACGATGAAAAAAGTTGTAAATTGCGTCGATTAGAAAATGGGATtatcaaatatatacaaaccTATGCAAGCCGATcctttatcatttattaatttatattttttgttaattttttgtttataaaagaaaaagcgATTATTTGtatgataaatttaattaaaatttatttgaagtcgaatttaaagaataataaatagtaaatttGTCTATTAACATAAAGAAGTATTGTGTATATATGATACATGTCAAGAGTTTGtttcttattttataataaaacataaaataaattttctatatgataaattctatattataaatgaattataatatttatttgtctttaattattatttataaaagtcaAAATATTGTATTGTTTAAATACCAAATGTGTCTTAACATCtgttaaattaatataatgaaaataaaagttaataGTATTAagtgtatttaatttttcgatttgagataaaaataaattggtACCTCTTTCAATATATTGGttctatatgtattatttttgtgattttatattataattgatTGTTTTTTGAGttacatttaaaaatatgaatattttatattattttaatagaaATAGTATATTTAATGTTGTATATTcatagatatataaataaaattatcacATCCCAatttatggaaaaaaaaaattaacaaaaagtggtaaataaaatataaaatgttattaagtattatataaaatcgGAGTACAACAATACGAAACcatttaaatgtaaataacaATGGTGCTTTGTTAATGTTTTCATTATATGTTtgtatttattcatataaaaaaatatgtgtgtatctaattattttattattttaattggcgtttattaatttgtttggATGTAAACAATAATAGAAAACATAAGCTTATATATTACAATTGTATCATTAAATATACcaacatattataaattacaTTAAAAGACTATTTGcataaaaaattttcaaaaaatatatcttatggaaaaattattatattcatatatttttttataattaaatatcaaaaatgttGTATTTCttagagaaaaaataatatttatttgaaaaaaaaaataatatttatatccatAAATACTTTTAATGGAAATAACGAAAATGATTACAAAAATtacattaaataattttatacataatgcaaaaaattaataaatgaaatgtcatatttttttataaatatattaatttattcataaattttataacaaaaagctaataaatatgaagttatcattatttcatttatttaataaataaagttaAAAATGAGAATCCgcattttaatatatgtttttttcttcaattattatttgtttttttgagTATGCCAAAAATGTaagttatatattattttcttttgttattaataatatttcattatagctttcgtatatatttgttttacatTAGCCCTATATGATTGTTCCATGTGGTGGTAAGACACTTAAGTTAAAGaaacaattaaaattaattacacacatgttaataaatatttcatttctttGCAGGAATTATACCTTGTAAATGAGAGAACCATCTGTTTTGAAAGGAATATAaccaattttaaaaataatagggTATTAGAAGATGCAGGCAATCCGATTTAAATACTGTAGATAATAAAACGCGAGACATATTTTATGGATTTTGAAAAGAACTATAAGAAGTAAAAAAAGAGCttgataataaaagaaatgatGAATTAAAAATGCAACCGAtagaagataaaaaaataacaaaaaaagatgaaaataattatgtatcATAACATGAAAGTTTTAGATAattgaaaaattatgaaagTATTTTGGAGAGTGGAAATGATAATTTTgaagataaatataataaattacatcaagtgaaaattataagaaattaaaaattagtcgaaagctaaaaaaataaaaaattatttaagaAGTTTACGATATATATGGTATTTCGTTTTTTGATAGCAGCATCAGGAGGGGATGGGTTCTTAATAATATTACTTTACCATATACGGTTTCCATAATTATGAAATGTTTAAAAATCTTTAAATTTTGCTCTAAATCAGAAAAGGTACCAAGATAAtcattctttattattatgttttattatacctgtttaaatgattaaaaataatatattgaaTGTTTTATGGCATAAAAgttacattttttacattCTATAGAATAATGAAATTTGATTTAAgtgtttgttttattattatatatatttaatttaatatataattaatttatattttttagtgtTTGTCAAAAACTCATTTATCCTTATTtccatgcatatatattatatattaatggatTTTGAATTTACTCATTTTtagttaatatttataattattttaaataaacttAATTTAagcatatttattaataaaattacacGCTGTATATAGAGTTTATGGTTCTGTTTATCGTTTCGCTTTGGAGAACTCGTATTTTGGGTCATGATTCTGTACTGTGTGTTATAGTTTTGTTTTATGAAATCTATGTTTTTGGTTAgatttatgtttttattaatttgtttataatttgatcGTATTTATTGGTCTttgaataataattaaatatatctaCTATACATGTATGTTTAATCTCGAGATGAAattcaaaattttaaatatgcaaccaaaaaaggggtgcttccattaatatgaaagggtctgtataacattttgtcataaattataatacatataattgagtgttcatatcgatttaatatgattaaaataaaatgtctaaattgcatatattaatatatatattgactatatatgaattcatattatgttatataatattggctattatataaagcttGCTAACCCAGAGTTATATTGagttatgcatataataatatgtttcaTTATTTGATTGAAATCGTATTTAGTAAATCTTATAATTTGTGtcactatttttttatttaaattatagcTTTTCAATCAAACTATATAGTAATATTATGTATGAggctataaattatattagaTTCATTTGGAATAATTGTCtgcaatataatataacTTCAGGTTATTATGCATATGTTTaagattaattaaacatattgtAATCTATAATAGgtagtcataaaatatagattcatgtCATATCAACCGATATTCGATAATACAACATTGGCTATAAaaggcattttatgcatctaacatgattagtaatacataaaaaattgaactatatatacaatattttttaagttttaattgtagttactattatttttttgttttccctttacatttttattaaaattaattagtaatatagaatttgttttatacgctttaatttatttaccataaaggtataatattagattaattactattaattttaaaattttatatttttaggtataaataaattatgttttaaaagatttaaaaaataaaatataagtatattaataaaatttcatgtcatatttgtttaataatttgtttaataatttgttctaataattttttttaataatctgtttaataatttttttaataatttgtttaataatttttctaacaattgtaaataataagatatatagaatagcgctattgttctaatatatatataatattgtatccATGACTAAGCattgaaatatgttaaattttggaaccatatacaattatatattaatgcaaagtatatagaaaaagtatgtaataattaatttaatttgaattaataatatttttattaggttattatatatataaaattcacaaatatattgTCATTgcgaaaaaatatttgttctAAAATACttaatttaaaaactatgaaacgaggaaatattatacattgatttaaagtatttttattaagcgCACTAATTATTCCTTTGTACTATACATTGATATagcagtaacaataataatagtaataacaatagataaagtattaaatacgaaaaaatcattaaatcAACTTGATTCGAATACATtggtatatattattaaacttgTATACATGCAAgatcaaatgaaatattataacactTATTTAAGTAAGATTTAATGCGATAATATTAAACTAACAGTACCAAGCAaactaatattaataattatatagcTTTTCATCATAAaactaaatatagtttattataaaatataaaagcaaactatatatttagaaaataattctaaggcatttttaatgaaaaattttaatatataaatgaattgAAAGTTTTaatggtaaaaaatataaaacataattagACTATGTATAATAGGTAAATCTTATATGACAACATATTGTCTTAAAAACATACTTCCTTTATCTCTACTATTTAAAATGCAAATATAACAATCTAATTAtgcatagttttctattatactttaaaattagcatcaataattatttatatcttacatatttaatattaatagaaagaaataataaatatttaatatttactaattattattttaaaaactatTTACGTTCAATGACTTATTTAAACTTATAAATAGTTTAATAAAACGGGTTCAGTgttaattgttgttttaacaGTGTACATTATACGCAAAATTGGTtgtaaaattacccaataaagtataattctaaattgaagtatataggaataaaaataaagttatcggattcattaaaatggattatgaatttatctatattaaataaaaataatattaatattatgtaATTTGTATAGAACATGTAACAtgcaacttaatttgaaaatactataattttaataaacagtggtatataatattagaaacaagtatataaaaatttaatatattttaaaaaatgacaatttatatattaaggATTTTAATAACAACTTTCTTAATTTGTTGATTTATAcattatttaagttttaggtTGCTtatgttctatattaaaatatatgtttaagtatatattttttaaattcattataaaattccttaataatttataataaaattaattatgtagaatattatagtaatattgattttatgcataaattgtattatatatacatatgattaaatatgtattaaatcAACCATAATTTAAGacaatttaataaatgttaataatagtaaatataatattgctctattaatattattgtattattattaaaattttcaatgGGTTTAATACTATAAATGTGATATAGGAGACTCATTTACaggatatatattttatataaaaacaatatgatgCCAATCTACATATAAAGaacaaaattttattacaatGGAGGACGATCTAGcggtaaataattttattttaaaataaatcatgcctatcctttattttattgtgttTGACTTGTCTACAAAtcacattaaattttattcaataaattttgtattaatacatatttttattaatttatatataattttcttagTATGAATTATTTCATGAAACTGATAAGCTTTTGAATGGTAGTACTGACTTACATAAGAAAATTACAAAATTCCCAGAATACGTTAGATATTGCCCCAATAATAAACCATGCTCAAATAGGATTGAAGGTATTGGTGCTTTGACTGGGTATTTATTTATGGCGTTAAACACTGATGAAAGCAAgtattatgaatattttattatgtggTTAgctcataatttatttaagatagcccaaaaaagaaaaaatagtaaCATCAATCAAATTACTTTAAGTTCGGCTTATGAACAATATTTAAAGAAACATATGGGTAATTTTGACGATgtgaatattttaaatgatcTAATGAATTCGCAAGATTCTAATCTTAGGAGTATGAGTGAAATGTATACGTtacttaattatatatataatacgattgcatattataaaaaaaataaggaaaatCATAAGAACCTTTCTCAAAATTCTATCAAGTGTCTTAATCAATATAGAACCCTTTACAAGGCTTTTTCTGGAAATGATGCACATCTATCTCAATtgcaaaaattaaaaaaaatatatgacgATTTTAGAGCTGCTGCTATTAAAAAggatgttaaaaaaaaatataatatagaaaatcgTCTTCCAGAACTTacagaaattaaaaaaaaaaaaaaaaaattacgtTCTCCGAAgaattttaaaacattagACTCCATTGATCCAAATGATCAATTTGAAGATGAGGAGGAACCCGAAATTCCAAAGAAAAGCAGCACTCACGAGGAGCAAAAAGATCGTAAAATAGATGGgaaaaataatgaacaaTACATAAACCCACAAAATCCAGTGGATCAAACATCAATCCAAAGAAAAGAACTATCGGTTTCAGAAAGTACATCAAAAATTTCAGAAAATAGACAGGAAAATAGTAGAAAATCCCAAGAAGTGTCTATAGAATCAACccaaaaaattttattaatgaaAACGAAAGAAGAAACAATACATCAAATACAACCAAAACTAGAGCCAGAACCACAAAATAAAGAGAATAAGGCACTAAATGAAGCACAATctaaaataaaacaacaGCAACCACCATCACATCAGCACCCGCAACCATCATCACATCAGCACCCCCAACCACCACCACATCAGCACTCGCAACCACCACCACATCAGCACTCGCAACCACCACCACATCAACATCAGCAACAACCAGTATCACCTTCACCACAACATCATCAGCAACAACCAGTATCACCTTCACCACAACATCATCAGCACCAACCAACACCAATACCAACACCCCCCGCATCCGCTACAACACCAAAATCATCAACCTCATCCGCCACAACATCAATATCATCAACCACACTGTTCACAGCAACATCAATATTACCAACCGCACCTGACACAACAGCATCAACACCATCACCCGCACCCGTTACAACAACATCAAAACCACCAATCGTACCCGTCATAACAACATCAACGCCACAAACTACACCCGTCATAACAACATCACCAGCCGCATCCGCCGCAACAACATCAAATCTACCAACCGCACCCGACACAAAAACATCAATATCATCAGCCTCATCCGTCATAACAACACCAACCATAATCACCAAAGCATCACCAACACCAACCGCATCCGTTACAGAATCACCAACCATAATCACCAAAGCACCATCAACACCAACCGCATCCGTTACAGCATCACCAACTACATCCGCTACAACATCGCCAGACGTATCCCCAACACACCAAGAAACATCACCAACTGGAATTAACACACACCACCAAATATCACAACAACACCACGAAACACCACATCACATCCAAACCCAAACACAAGAACAACATGTACAAATACATCGAGTAATACAAGAGCGATTGCAACCACAATTACAATCACAGCAACTACGACAACCGCAACTACAATCACAACATACAACGAAAATTGGAATTGACTCACACCTTGCATTAAAAACTGACGAATCTAACCCAAATGGTCCAAAGGATCAATTGAAACATGAAAAGAAACTCGAAATTCCAAAGGAAGACAGCACTAAAAAGGTGGAAACATATCATAAAACAAATGAGAATAATGAACAAAACAACATGCTACAAAATTCAATGGGTCAAATATCAAGCCAAAGAAAAGAAACATCAGTTCCAGGAGGCGCATTAAAAATTTCAGAAACAGACCaagaaaataatagaaaattcCAAGGAGGCACTATGGAAGAGTCACCAAAAGAAAATTTACCACCGAAACTGGAAGTTCAAGAACTACCTACAATAAAACAAGAGCCACAACCAGAACTAAAACCACAACCAGAACTAAAACCAC
The Plasmodium yoelii strain 17X genome assembly, chromosome: 4 genome window above contains:
- a CDS encoding PIR protein → MEDDLAYELFHETDKLLNGSTDLHKKITKFPEYVRYCPNNKPCSNRIEGIGALTGYLFMALNTDESKYYEYFIMWLAHNLFKIAQKRKNSNINQITLSSAYEQYLKKHMGNFDDVNILNDLMNSQDSNLRSMSEMYTLLNYIYNTIAYYKKNKENHKNLSQNSIKCLNQYRTLYKAFSGNDAHLSQLQKLKKIYDDFRAAAIKKDVKKKYNIENRLPELTEIKKKKKKLRSPKNFKTLDSIDPNDQFEDEEEPEIPKKSSTHEEQKDRKIDGKNNEQYINPQNPVDQTSIQRKELSVSESTSKISENRQENSRKSQEVSIESTQKILLMKTKEETIHQIQPKLEPEPQNKENKALNEAQSKIKQQQPPSHQHPQPSSHQHPQPPPHQHSQPPPHQHSQPPPHQHQQQPVSPSPQHHQQQPVSPSPQHHQHQPTPIPTPPASATTPKSSTSSATTSISSTTLFTATSILPTAPDTTASTPSPAPVTTTSKPPIVPVITTSTPQTTPVITTSPAASAATTSNLPTAPDTKTSISSASSVITTPTIITKASPTPTASVTESPTIITKAPSTPTASVTASPTTSATTSPDVSPTHQETSPTGINTHHQISQQHHETPHHIQTQTQEQHVQIHRVIQERLQPQLQSQQLRQPQLQSQHTTKIGIDSHLALKTDESNPNGPKDQLKHEKKLEIPKEDSTKKVETYHKTNENNEQNNMLQNSMGQISSQRKETSVPGGALKISETDQENNRKFQGGTMEESPKENLPPKLEVQELPTIKQEPQPELKPQPELKPQPEPQPQPEPQPQPELPPQTESPPQTEQHTEQHTEQQTEQQIESQDKEDVIQPESTQKNSLTTYETIKKITEKGILHDFYKLHISSFYKNLTDYGNRVYESASTSLTKGYSAFNSFTNNLITQSNKVNPTFQSVDSSMQSEYNSMGSEDNSMGSEDNSMEPEDNNIQSDDSRNDLSLSEVPSEMPSPSPTQDSDTKTEYGNHEKKNEGEKQENILEHQGQIGETKSEEQISKESNDPISKDEGKDQISESGGKDQISEAEEPTSIQTPKESSSDSINIALGREIEQLPSGINVQNGIFAKGFPGILFKEKKIILYSFIFIIILVILAVMYKCLGFGRRKKEKKKKKIKKFIKMCDENNIENLHHIHRK